The Chondrinema litorale genome includes the window ATGCCGCTTGGCTAGATGTAGTGAATGATTGGAAGTGGATGAATGAAGGCAAAAACTTTACTTGGGTAAGCGAAAAAGACGGATGGAAACATGTTTACTTGATTAGTGCTGATGGAAAGACCGAAGAACTGATAACTCCCGGTGAATTTGACATCATCAGCATTGTAAACATCGATGAGAAAAAAGGCTATTTATACTACATCGCATCACCAGAAAACCCTACCCAAAGATACCTTTTCAGAAGTAAACTTTCTGGTAAAGGAAGTCCAGAAAAATTGACTCCTGAAAGTCTTGCAGGCACAAACGGATACAACATTTCTCCAAATAGTAAGTGGGCATTTCACTCATATTCAGCTGCTGGTACACCTTCTGAAACTAATTTAGTAAGCCTTCCAAAACACGAAACTGAAAGAGTTTTAGTGGCTAACAAAGAGCTAAAAGAAAAAGTAGCTGCGCTTAAAAAGACACCGATAGAATTCTTTAGAGTAGACATTGGTGATGGTGTAGAGTTAGATGCTTACATGATGAAACCTTACAACTTCGACCCGAACAAAAAGTATCCGGTTCTTTTCCATGTCTATGGCGAGCCTTGGAACCAAACAGTAGTTGATAGCTGGGGTGGCATGACTTACCTATGGCATTTAATGCTTACGCAACAAGGTTACATTGTAATGAGTATCGATAACCGTGGTACACCAGCACCAAGAGGTAGAGACTGGCGTAAAATCGTGTATGGTCAAATCGGTATTCTGGCTTCAGCAGACCAAGCTAATGGGGTTAAGAAAATCATCGAGAAATACGACTTTGTAGATGCAGATAGAATTGGTATTTGGGGATGGAGTGGAGGAGGCTCAATGACATTAAATGCCATGTTCAGATATCCTGAGGTTTATAAAATGGGAATGTCAGTAGCACCTGTAACGCTACAATTCTTGTATGATAATGTTTACCAAGAACGCTACATGGGCTTACCTTGGGAAAATAAAGAAGGGTACATTAAAGGTTCACCAATTACTTATGCTAAAAACTTAGAAGGTAAGCTTTTAATTATGCATGGCACTGGAGACGACAATGTGCACTACCAAAACACCGAAATGCTCATAAACGAATTAGTAAGGCAAAACAAAATTTTCTCATTAATGTCTTATCCAAATCGCTCGCATGGCATCTACGAAGGGCAAAATACTTCGAGACACGTACGAGAAATGCTTACTTGGTATCTTAAAAACAATCTCTAAAAAAGAAGTTTTCATAAGTAAACATCATTTAACTATTAATAGAGATGAAAATGTTTAAATTGCTGATTTTAAGAAAGTTGATCAACAATATCAATATGGTATTGTTAATAGCTTTCTTGTTTTCAAATACTATACAAGCCCAAAACTATTCTTGGGAGACACAAGATAGCGGAACAAATGCCTCTATTAGAGGCATTTCTGCTGTAAATAAAAATGTTTGCTGGCTCAGCGGAAGCGAAGGTACAGTTGCCAGAACGACCGATGGTGGCAAAACTTGGGTAAAAATTTCGGTTCCTAACTGTGATTCTTTAGACTTTAGAGACATCGAAGCTTTTAGTGCAGATGAAGCTATTATTATGAGTATTGGTACTGGCAGCAGCTCTAGAATTTTAAAAACTGTAAATGGTGGAAAGAATTGGAAAGAGGTGTTTGTAAATAAAGAAGCTAAAGGTTTTTTCGATGGATTTGCCTTTTGGAATAAAAACAAAGGTATTTTAATGGGAGACCCAATTGATGGAAAATTGTACATCTTGAAAACCAACGATGGTGGCGAAACTTGGCAGCCGACCAAAGAGTTTAATAGACCTTCGGTTGTGGAGAATGAATACGCCTTTGCTGCCAGTGGGAGCCATATAACCGTAGCAGGCTTACACAAAGCTTGGATTGGTACAGGTGGAAATAAAGCTAGAGTTTTCTATTCTGAAGACGATGGAGATTCTTGGAAAGCTGTTGATACTGAAATTATCCAAGGTGAACCATCCACTGGAATTTTCTCAGTGGCTTTTAAAAACGAAGTAGTTGGAGTAACTGTAGGAGGAGATTATACCAAAGAAGGCGAAGGCAAAAACAATGTAGCAATTACTAACAATGGAGGTAGAAAATGGGAATTGATTAAAGATGCTAACATTAATTTCTGCTCCGCTGTGAGATTTGTAGGGAAAGCAGTAGTAGCTACAGGACCCGCAAATTCCTATTTTTCATTAGATTTGGGAAAAACATGGAAAAAATTCAGTGATGATGGATACCATACAATGAGCATTGGCAACTCACCAAAAGCAGTTTGGGCAGCCGGAAGAGATGGCAAAGTTGCTAAACTCAAAATTGAAAAGTAAACACATAATAAAACAAAAACATGTTCGCAAAAGAAACTTATATCCAGAGAAGAGCAAAGTTGAAGGAGACAGTGGGCTCAGGGTTAATCCTCTTGTTAGGCAATGAGGAAAGTAGCATGAACTACAAAGACAACTGTTATACATTTAGACAAGATAGCTCTTTTATTTATTATTTCGGGCTAGATAAACCCGGCATGATCGGAATTATCGATGTAGATAAAGATCAAGAAATCGTTTTCGGTAACGACCTCACCATTGATGATATCGTATGGACAGGTCCACTGCCAACCGTTGCTGAACTGGCACAATCTGTTGGAGTAACTAAAAGCCAACCAATCAGCAGTATTACTAGTATTATAAAAACAGCCAAAGCTTCTGGGCAGCAAATTCATTTCTTGCCAGTTTATCGTCCAGAAAATGCCATTAAAATTCATGAATGGACAGGTATTGAGCTTGGTGCCATAAAAGAATCAGCTTCTATCAAATTAACAAAAGCTGTAGTTGCTCAAAGAAATATAAAGTCTTCAGAAGAAGTAGCAGAGCTTGAAAAAGCAGTGAATGTATCAAACGAAATGCACACAGCTTTTATGAAAGAAGCCAGACCTGGGATGAAAGAGGTTGAGCTAGTGGGTAGATTAAGAGGCATTGCTATTAGTAATGGAGGAGATATTGGTTATCCGATCATTATGACCAAAGATGGCCAAACGCTACACAATCATTATTATGGAAATACACTTGAAGAAGGACAAATGGTTCTTTGTGATGCAGGAGCTTCAGCAGGCATGCATTATACAGGAGATTTAACCAGAACAATTCCGGTTGGTAAGAAATTTACGCCTGAACAAAGAGAAATGTATGAGGTAGTAATCTCATCTTTTAAGGCAGCTATTGATGCTTTAAAACCCGGAGTACTATTTAAAGATGTACACTTATTAGCTTGCGAAAAACTCGCCGAAGGCTTAACTGAAATCGGTTTAATGAAAGGCAATGCCAAAGATGCTGTGGCCGCTGGGGCACATGCCATGTTCTTTCAGTGTGGCTTGGGACACATGATGGGCTTAGATGTACACGATATGGAAGATTTAGGTGAGCAATATGTTGGCTATACCGATACATTATTAAAAAGCAAGCAATTCGGATTAAAATCTCTAAGATTAGGTAGAGCATTAGAAACAGGTTATGTACTTACTGTAGAACCTGGTATTTACATTATTCCTGAGCTTATCGACCTTTGGAAAAGCGAAAACAAGTTTACTGAGTTTATCAACTACGATAAACTGGAAACTTACAGAAACTTTGGTGGTATCCGAGTAGAAGACAACTTCTTAATTACTGAAACTGGCTCTCACAAACTAGGTGAGCACCTGCCTTTTGAAGTAGATGAAGTAGAAAGCTTGAGAAGCTAAATAGTTTTAGATTTATTTTTATCAATGTGGTTTTAAGAGAAATACTTAAGACCACATTTTTTTTATGTCAAAATTGGAAAAACATTTCAACTGAGCACTACTATTTTGACTGTCATTTTTAATTAATTGCCATTTTAATGATAAAATAGTATCACTATAAGGTAAAATCCGCAAGAAATATTTATAAATAAATAAGTACTTTTGATTGATTCGTACTTATAAAATTCCTTAGCCAGTAAACTAAGTTTTTTAATGGTTTAGCCAGATTTAACTCAAAGTTCATATATTTAACTTAACCTCCCAGCTAAAAACATTTAAAGTAAATGCATCATTAATTAGAACTTGCAAAATTTCCGGGCTAAATAATCTTGTGTTTTAAGGTTTTTTGTAGGAAATTAGAAATTTTCTTTAATTGATTATTGCTCTAAATGAATTCCAGTGATCGCGAAGATAAGATTTGGAAAGCCCTAAAAGAGGGAAAGTCAGAAGCTATCACTGAGCTGATCAGAACTTACCATAGCGATTTATACTTCTTTGGTATTAAAATTTGCAATAACAAAGAGCTCGTAGAAGATTGCCTCCAAGAAATTTGGATTGATCTCTGGGAGAAAAGGAAAAAGCTGAGCAAAGTAAGTGCCATCAAACCCTATCTATTAAAAACACTTCGAAGAAGAGTGATCAGAAAGTTACAATATCAAGAAAAGAAAAACCATTGGATTGGAAATTTCCCAGACGAAACTCTGGGTTTTGTATTTTCAGTTGAAGAGAAAATTATAGCTCAACAAAGTCAAGAAGTAATCCAACAGAAAATTACCAATGTGCTTGACAAACTCTCCAACAGGCAAAAAGAAGTTATCTACCTCAGGTTCTATCAAGAGCTGAGTTACGATGAAATTTGTGAAGTAATGGAATTGAAAAGACAATCGATGCACAACCTGTTACAAGAAGCTTTTAGGTCAATAAAAAAACAAATTTTAATTTTTTCTCTACTCATTATCAGCCTGTTATAATTTTTTTCAAAAAAAATCAAAAATATACAGTAAGCAAATAAACTTACTGCCTCTTATATTAAACGACCAACAACTCACTATATCACTTTATGGATTTTCAAAACTTTACCGTTGAGGAATTTGCAACAAACGAATCGTTTCAAAACTGGTACCTTCAGGTAAATGAAGCTGATATAGTGTTTTGGGAAGCTTGGATTAAAGAACATCCAGAGAAATTGGATGAAATCGAAAAAGCTAAAGTTTTAATTAACAACATAATTGTTACAGAAAAAGAAACCTTACCTCAAGAGCAAATTGAACAAGTAGTAAACAACGTTCAGCAACACATAAAAAATAGCAAGCAGCATAAACAAATATTTTTTAACCCTAACCAAAAACTCATCTGGGCTGCGGTTGCCGCATCTTTACTATTACTCATAGTTTTGATTGGCAATAACTTCAATCTCAACGATGAAACCCAACCAGTACAAGCACAGAAAATAGAATACATCGAACGAGTAGTTAATCGAGGGCAAAAACTTACTGTTTCATTATCTGATGGCTCAGTAATTAAGCTGAATTCAGATACAAAGTTTCGATTTCCTAAAAAATTTGAGTCCAACAAAAGAGAAGTTTTTTTAGAAGGAGAGGCATTTTTTGAAGTAAGCAGAGATACAACACGCCCATTTACTGTAATAACCGGCGAACTCAAAATTGAAGTTTTGGGAACATCTTTTAATGTTCAAAATTACGACCATAACAATGCAAAAGTCGCAGTAGCTACAGGCAAAGTTAAAGTGGCAGCTATTGAAGACCTCATCGAAAATGTTGTTCTAAAACCTGCCGAGATGGTAGTTTTTAACAAAGACAGTATCAGTTTAACTAAATCAGATTTTAACCCGAAAGAGGAGCTTTCGTGGAAAGACGGAGTACTTTTTTTTAATAATAACTCAGTCTACGAAATCTTCGAAAAGTTAGAAAGATGGTACGGAGTCGAATTTAGAATAACCAAGGGAGCTAATTTGAACAGAAGGTATACCGGGAGCTTCACAAACGAATCATTAAATAATGTTTTACAAGCGATAAAATTCAGTACAAACTTTAACTACAAAATTGAAAATGAAGAAGTAATTATTTATTGAAAAAAACCAGCAGTCTGTAAAGACCACTGGCGAATGTAATTAATGCTTACCCACTTTAGAAATTGGCGTCTCTTCCTGGGTAAGTACATTGAATCAATGTATCATTAAAAACCCCTAAAATTATGAAATTGAAACTTTTACATCAAGTTTGGTTTATGACAAAGTTGATTTTTTATGGTTGTATACTGCAATGCATGTTTCTGAGCATACTTATAGCCAAAGATTCGAGTGCACAAAGTCTGCACGACATTTATCTAGATGTGAGGATAAATGATGTGAGCCTTAAAAAAGCATTTTCTAGGATTGAAGCAAGGTCTAATTTCCAGTTTTTGTACCCCAACGATCTGGACTTAAAACAGACCGTAAATCTAGATGAAAACGATGCGACACTGGGCGATATGTTAATACACTTTGCCAAGGATGCAAAACTCAAATTTAAAAGAGTAAATAATACGATAGTTGTCGAAAAATCAGACAGTTACTTTAACAGTGCTCCAATTGAAGAAGAAGTACAGCAGGTAAGAGTTGCTGGAAAAGTAATATCTGGCGAAAACAACGAGCCTTTACCGGGTGTGAGTATCTTAGTAAAAGGTTCTAATAACGGAACTACTACTGATATTAATGGTGAATATAACATCAGTGTTACATCAGGTTCTATCTTACAATTTAGCTTTATCGGTTTTGTTACTGATGAAGTTGAAGTAAATACGCAATCTGAAATTAATGTAACACTTGAGCCAGACTCTGAACAACTCGACGAAATTATCGTAGTGGGTTATGGTACTCAAAAGAAAACAGAAGTTACAGGAGCTGTAGCCAGTGTAAAAGAAAAAGACTTTACTGCAGGTGCTATGAGAGATGCTTCTGAGCTGATAAAAGGTAAAGTAGCAGGCCTTAAAATCACCAATGGTTCTGGTGATCCTTCGTCTGAATCTTCTATTTTGTTAAGAGGGGTTTCTTCTATCGCAGGTAGCACCACTCCTTTAATTCTAATAAATGGTGTTCCGGGTAGCATCAACGATTTGGCTCCGAGCGATATTTCTTCTATCGATGTACTAAAAGATGCTTCTGCCGCTGCAATTTATGGTACCAGAGGTGCAAATGGTGTGATCTTAATTACCACAAAATCTGCAAGTAGAGATATTCCAACTTCACTTACTTATTCGCACTATTCAGCGATTTCTTCTTTGGGTAAAAAAGCAGATTTTCTAGATGCAGGTGATATGAGAAACCTCATTTCTGAAGGTTATACACTTCCTTTTGAAGACAAAGAATACAATACAGATTGGTTAGATTTAATTACGCAAAAAGGCTACATCCAAAATCATAACTTAAACTTAAGAGGAGGAAACGGTACTTCTAGCTACTCAGCCAATGTAAATTACATGGATCAAGAGGGTGTATTTACAGGTTCGGAGAACAAAGAATTTAAAATCTCGCTAGACCTCAATCATTACATGTTCGACGATAAATTGAAGATCAATGTAAACTTGCTAAGAGGTAACCAAGAGTTTGGTGCTTTGGGTGATGGTGCATCATTCAACTCACTTATTTACAGACAAGCATTGATTAGAAACCCAACAGACAGACCGCTGGATGACGAAGGAAACTGGATAGAAACTTCCAGATTCCAGTATTACAATCCAGTAGCGATGATTAAAGAAACAGATGGTATTGTACAAAACAACTGGACAAGGCTAACAGCCAATACCACTTTGTATTTACTACCAGGTTGGGAAACTAATTTGCTTTTGGCAACTAAGCGATTCGATCAGTTTAGAGGATATTCTGAAACTAAAAGACACTATTCTAATACCTTAAATGGTAGAAATGGATTTGCTTCAAGAGGTGATGCTGCTTCAAAAACAGATAACCTCGAACTAACCACCAAATATTCCAAAATTTCAGGAAGCCACAAACTGAGTGCAATGGCAGGTTATAGCTACCAATACATCATAAACGAAGGTGGTTGGGCTAGCAATTACAATTTCCCAACAGATGCATATTCTTACAACAACCTCGGTCATGGTCAAGCATTACAAGATGGAAAAGCATCTATGGGCAGCTATAAAAATGACAACACTTTGGCTGGCTTCTTCGGACGGGTAACTTACAACTTCGATGATCGCTTCAACGTTTTGGCAAGTATCAGAAGAGAAGGTTCTTCTAAATTCGGTAACAATTATAAGTGGGGAACATTCCCGGCAGTTTCAGCAGCTTGGACACTTAGTAATGAAACATTCCTCAAAAGCGCTTCTTTTATAGATAACCTAAAACTTCGCGTGGGTTATGGTGTAACTGGTAGAATGCCGAATGATTCTTACCTTTCTCAAACAGTGTATACCTACACCGGAACTGTTTACTACAACAATGGTGAATGGGTAAAAGGTCTAACAGCAGGTAATAGCCCGAACCCGAACTTGCGTTGGGAAAAAAGTATGGAAACCAACATCGGTTTAGATTTCGCCATCTTAAACAATAGAGTTTCTGGTGCTATTGACCTTTACAACAAGAAAACAACCGATTTACTCTACCAATACAGCTTACCAAAACCACCGAATGTATCAGACAATGTTTGGGCAAATGTGGGAGAAATGGAAAACAAAGGCATTGAAATTCTTTTAAACACAGTTCCTGTAAGATCAGAAGGTTTCGAATGGAATTCTACACTTACTTTTTCTTACAATCAGAACAAGTTAACCAAACTCTCTAACGATTTGTACGAAATTGAGGGAGACTATTTTAATACAGGTAATGCTGGTGATCCGATCTCTTTTGCCACACACCGAGTAGAAGTAGGACAAGCAATTGGCAATTTCTGGGGATTAAAAACGGTGGATATCACGGAAGATGGGCAATGGGTAATTGAAACATCTGAAGGAGAAACAAAAACACTTACAGAAGAACTTTATAACGACGATAACAAGCAATATCTAGGTAACGGCCTTCCAAACTTTAATGCAGGTTGGACAAACACTTTCCGCTACAAAGGTTTTGATCTGAGCATAGTTTTAACTGGTGCTTTCGATTACCAAATCTTGAATTTCCAACGCATGTTCTACGAGAATCCAACCATTAACTACAATATGCTAACCACTGCATTTGACGAAGTTTATGGCAAAGCAGTACTGGATTACCCGCAAACTTATGTGAGCTATTACATTGAAGATGGTGATTATGTAAAGCTTGAAAACATCACCTTGGGATACAATTTCAATGCAAGCAAAATCAGCTTTATTGAATCTTTCAGAGTATATGCTTCTGGTTCGAACTTGGCAACCATTACTGGTTACAAAGGCTTAGACCCAGAATTGGCACCTGACGCTAACTTTGGCATTCTGGCATCGGGTAACGACAACCGCGACAAATATCCGATCACCCAAACATATACGCTTGGTTTAAACATCACCTTTTAATCACTGAAATTATGATCAATAAATATAAAAATATACTATTTCTGGCGCTGTTTACAAGCTTTACTTTCTCTTGTACAGACCTAGAAGAAAACCTTTACGATATTGTAACAGCAGAAAATACCCAACTTACTGCTGACGATTTAAATAGTTTAATCGCTCCGGCTTATGCTTCTTTTAGAGGTATTTACTGGAATTGGAATGGACTGTTAGATGTGTACGAAGAATCTTCAGATTTGATAGTAACTCCTTACAGAGTCGGCATCGGTTGGGGAGATTTATACATCACCATGCACAAACATACTTGGGGGCCAACATTGGGTCATGCCGAAGGTTTATGGAGTAGTGTTTACAGTGCCATTACCAGTGTAAACTTTGCCATCTACCAAATCGAAAGCTTAGAAGGTGTTGAGGAAAAAGAAAGTGTGATTTACGAGCTAAGAGCATTGAGAGCCATTTACTATTACTTGCTACTCGATAATTTTAGAAATGTGCCAATCGTAACACAATTCGATGTTCCCGAAGGTTTTCTACCTGAACAAAGTAGCGGACAAGAAGTGTTCTCTTTTATAGAAAGTGAATTAACCGAAGTGATGCCTTACTTATCAGAAACTAGCAATTCAGAAAACTATGGTAAAGTAACCAAATGGGCTGCCTACATGACTTTGGCTAAATTATACCTCAATGCAGAAGTGTATATTGGAGAAGCCAAATGGAGTGATGCACTAGCCGAAGTAAATGAAATTATTGATAATGGAGGCTTCTCTTTAGAAAGTAACTATGCCAACCTATTCGCTGCTGATAATGGTTATAATAGCGAAGTAATTCTAGCCATTCCATTCGATAATGTGTATGCACAAGGTTCTTATTATCCATATAAAACTCTATATGGAGCTAGCCAAGCAACTTTTAATTTAGCAGGTTCACCTTGGGGAGGAAGTGCCGGTATTCCTCAGTTTATCGATACCTACGATGAAGATGACGAAAGAAAAAGTATTAGCTGGTTAGGTGGTTTGCAATACGACAGTTCCGGTGAGCCAATTATTTTAGAAGATGGAACTCAGCTTGATTATACCAATTACATGACCAGTGTAGATGCAGCTGAGTTTAACGAAGGCTATCGCTTTATCAAATACGAAATCGAAATGGGTTTAGATGGTAACCAAGGCAATGATATTCCTTTTTATAGATATACTGATGCCTTAATGATTAAAGCTGAATGCCTGATGCGTTTGGGGCAAACTGATGAAGCTGCAAGTATTGTTTCAGAAGTGAGAGCTCGCGCTTTTGGTAACACTAATCCAGAAAAAGCTACTTTAACTGCCAGTGATTTAACTGGTGGAAGTGTTTACGATTATGGCAAAAAAGAAAATGGAGAGTTTATCACCCACGAAGGTGGAGCTGATATAGAATACGGTGGATTTTTAGATGAATTAGCATGGGAATTCGTAGGTGAACACCACAGAAAGCAAGACTTAATTCGCTTTGGTGTATTTACTACAAAATCTTGGTTATCACACTCACCAAATGGAGACTATCATACAATTTTCCCAATACCACAATCGGCAATGGAAACGAACTCAAATTTAAGTCAAAACACAGGATATTAATGAAGATTTTAGACACTCCTTATTACCTTTAAGGAAAAATTAGGAGTGTCTTTTTTATACTTTACTAATTTAAGCACACACAATTACAGAATTTAAAACTAACAAAATGAAGATAACTAAATTTCTGATAACGGGGCTAGCGCTCGTTCTATCAACTTCAGTATTTGCTCAAAATGCTGACTACCCAATACAACCTAAACCTTTTACAGAGGTTAAGATCAAAGACAACTTTTGGGCACCCAAAATTAAAACCAACCACGAAGTTACTATTCCAATTGCCATCCAAAAAAGTTTGGAGTCTGGTAGAGTAGATAACTTTAAAATCGCTGGTGGTTTAATGGATGGGAAGTTCTGCTCTGAGTATCCATTTGATGATTCTGACATCTATAAAATAATTGAAGCAGCCAGTTATTCGCTTCAAACATATCCAGACCCAGAGCTCGAAAAAACAGTAGACTCATTAATCTACTTTGTAAACTCTGCTCAAGAAGACGATGGATATTTATTCACGAATAGAACCATCGGTAAAAACCTACACTCTTGGGTAGGAACTTCTCGCTGGGAAAAAGTGAA containing:
- a CDS encoding S9 family peptidase; its protein translation is MQRTKQSLILYLLLTCLPFSILAQSTDPSMLDLNRIFSQYEFYPDYFGPARWIDEGDGYTTIERSENGGQDIVRYETKTGEKEILIAATDLIPEGAQQPLSIANYDWSDDKSKLLIFTNTARVWRTNTKGDYWVLDVASKKLQKLGGSEAKPSTLMFAKFAPQSDRVAYVREHNIFVEDLQSAKITQLTFDGTVDIINGTFDWVYEEEFQIQDGFRWSPDGKSIAFWQLDATDIKDFLMINNTDSIYSYTIPVQYPKVGQDNSACKIGAVSAAGGDIVWMNVPGDPKNNYIPRMMWTTGSDAVLIQHMNRKQNTNDIMRCDVKSGEAKTIYTDKDAAWLDVVNDWKWMNEGKNFTWVSEKDGWKHVYLISADGKTEELITPGEFDIISIVNIDEKKGYLYYIASPENPTQRYLFRSKLSGKGSPEKLTPESLAGTNGYNISPNSKWAFHSYSAAGTPSETNLVSLPKHETERVLVANKELKEKVAALKKTPIEFFRVDIGDGVELDAYMMKPYNFDPNKKYPVLFHVYGEPWNQTVVDSWGGMTYLWHLMLTQQGYIVMSIDNRGTPAPRGRDWRKIVYGQIGILASADQANGVKKIIEKYDFVDADRIGIWGWSGGGSMTLNAMFRYPEVYKMGMSVAPVTLQFLYDNVYQERYMGLPWENKEGYIKGSPITYAKNLEGKLLIMHGTGDDNVHYQNTEMLINELVRQNKIFSLMSYPNRSHGIYEGQNTSRHVREMLTWYLKNNL
- a CDS encoding WD40/YVTN/BNR-like repeat-containing protein, with protein sequence MKMFKLLILRKLINNINMVLLIAFLFSNTIQAQNYSWETQDSGTNASIRGISAVNKNVCWLSGSEGTVARTTDGGKTWVKISVPNCDSLDFRDIEAFSADEAIIMSIGTGSSSRILKTVNGGKNWKEVFVNKEAKGFFDGFAFWNKNKGILMGDPIDGKLYILKTNDGGETWQPTKEFNRPSVVENEYAFAASGSHITVAGLHKAWIGTGGNKARVFYSEDDGDSWKAVDTEIIQGEPSTGIFSVAFKNEVVGVTVGGDYTKEGEGKNNVAITNNGGRKWELIKDANINFCSAVRFVGKAVVATGPANSYFSLDLGKTWKKFSDDGYHTMSIGNSPKAVWAAGRDGKVAKLKIEK
- a CDS encoding aminopeptidase P family protein, giving the protein MFAKETYIQRRAKLKETVGSGLILLLGNEESSMNYKDNCYTFRQDSSFIYYFGLDKPGMIGIIDVDKDQEIVFGNDLTIDDIVWTGPLPTVAELAQSVGVTKSQPISSITSIIKTAKASGQQIHFLPVYRPENAIKIHEWTGIELGAIKESASIKLTKAVVAQRNIKSSEEVAELEKAVNVSNEMHTAFMKEARPGMKEVELVGRLRGIAISNGGDIGYPIIMTKDGQTLHNHYYGNTLEEGQMVLCDAGASAGMHYTGDLTRTIPVGKKFTPEQREMYEVVISSFKAAIDALKPGVLFKDVHLLACEKLAEGLTEIGLMKGNAKDAVAAGAHAMFFQCGLGHMMGLDVHDMEDLGEQYVGYTDTLLKSKQFGLKSLRLGRALETGYVLTVEPGIYIIPELIDLWKSENKFTEFINYDKLETYRNFGGIRVEDNFLITETGSHKLGEHLPFEVDEVESLRS
- a CDS encoding RNA polymerase sigma factor → MNSSDREDKIWKALKEGKSEAITELIRTYHSDLYFFGIKICNNKELVEDCLQEIWIDLWEKRKKLSKVSAIKPYLLKTLRRRVIRKLQYQEKKNHWIGNFPDETLGFVFSVEEKIIAQQSQEVIQQKITNVLDKLSNRQKEVIYLRFYQELSYDEICEVMELKRQSMHNLLQEAFRSIKKQILIFSLLIISLL
- a CDS encoding FecR family protein, which codes for MDFQNFTVEEFATNESFQNWYLQVNEADIVFWEAWIKEHPEKLDEIEKAKVLINNIIVTEKETLPQEQIEQVVNNVQQHIKNSKQHKQIFFNPNQKLIWAAVAASLLLLIVLIGNNFNLNDETQPVQAQKIEYIERVVNRGQKLTVSLSDGSVIKLNSDTKFRFPKKFESNKREVFLEGEAFFEVSRDTTRPFTVITGELKIEVLGTSFNVQNYDHNNAKVAVATGKVKVAAIEDLIENVVLKPAEMVVFNKDSISLTKSDFNPKEELSWKDGVLFFNNNSVYEIFEKLERWYGVEFRITKGANLNRRYTGSFTNESLNNVLQAIKFSTNFNYKIENEEVIIY
- a CDS encoding SusC/RagA family TonB-linked outer membrane protein, yielding MKLKLLHQVWFMTKLIFYGCILQCMFLSILIAKDSSAQSLHDIYLDVRINDVSLKKAFSRIEARSNFQFLYPNDLDLKQTVNLDENDATLGDMLIHFAKDAKLKFKRVNNTIVVEKSDSYFNSAPIEEEVQQVRVAGKVISGENNEPLPGVSILVKGSNNGTTTDINGEYNISVTSGSILQFSFIGFVTDEVEVNTQSEINVTLEPDSEQLDEIIVVGYGTQKKTEVTGAVASVKEKDFTAGAMRDASELIKGKVAGLKITNGSGDPSSESSILLRGVSSIAGSTTPLILINGVPGSINDLAPSDISSIDVLKDASAAAIYGTRGANGVILITTKSASRDIPTSLTYSHYSAISSLGKKADFLDAGDMRNLISEGYTLPFEDKEYNTDWLDLITQKGYIQNHNLNLRGGNGTSSYSANVNYMDQEGVFTGSENKEFKISLDLNHYMFDDKLKINVNLLRGNQEFGALGDGASFNSLIYRQALIRNPTDRPLDDEGNWIETSRFQYYNPVAMIKETDGIVQNNWTRLTANTTLYLLPGWETNLLLATKRFDQFRGYSETKRHYSNTLNGRNGFASRGDAASKTDNLELTTKYSKISGSHKLSAMAGYSYQYIINEGGWASNYNFPTDAYSYNNLGHGQALQDGKASMGSYKNDNTLAGFFGRVTYNFDDRFNVLASIRREGSSKFGNNYKWGTFPAVSAAWTLSNETFLKSASFIDNLKLRVGYGVTGRMPNDSYLSQTVYTYTGTVYYNNGEWVKGLTAGNSPNPNLRWEKSMETNIGLDFAILNNRVSGAIDLYNKKTTDLLYQYSLPKPPNVSDNVWANVGEMENKGIEILLNTVPVRSEGFEWNSTLTFSYNQNKLTKLSNDLYEIEGDYFNTGNAGDPISFATHRVEVGQAIGNFWGLKTVDITEDGQWVIETSEGETKTLTEELYNDDNKQYLGNGLPNFNAGWTNTFRYKGFDLSIVLTGAFDYQILNFQRMFYENPTINYNMLTTAFDEVYGKAVLDYPQTYVSYYIEDGDYVKLENITLGYNFNASKISFIESFRVYASGSNLATITGYKGLDPELAPDANFGILASGNDNRDKYPITQTYTLGLNITF
- a CDS encoding RagB/SusD family nutrient uptake outer membrane protein translates to MINKYKNILFLALFTSFTFSCTDLEENLYDIVTAENTQLTADDLNSLIAPAYASFRGIYWNWNGLLDVYEESSDLIVTPYRVGIGWGDLYITMHKHTWGPTLGHAEGLWSSVYSAITSVNFAIYQIESLEGVEEKESVIYELRALRAIYYYLLLDNFRNVPIVTQFDVPEGFLPEQSSGQEVFSFIESELTEVMPYLSETSNSENYGKVTKWAAYMTLAKLYLNAEVYIGEAKWSDALAEVNEIIDNGGFSLESNYANLFAADNGYNSEVILAIPFDNVYAQGSYYPYKTLYGASQATFNLAGSPWGGSAGIPQFIDTYDEDDERKSISWLGGLQYDSSGEPIILEDGTQLDYTNYMTSVDAAEFNEGYRFIKYEIEMGLDGNQGNDIPFYRYTDALMIKAECLMRLGQTDEAASIVSEVRARAFGNTNPEKATLTASDLTGGSVYDYGKKENGEFITHEGGADIEYGGFLDELAWEFVGEHHRKQDLIRFGVFTTKSWLSHSPNGDYHTIFPIPQSAMETNSNLSQNTGY